The DNA region TCGGCCAGGGCCGCCTGTGTCAGCCCGGCCGCCTTGCGGAAGGTGGCGAGCTGGGCTCCGATCAGGTGCCAGGACGTGACCCGCTTGTTCTTCTTCTTCGCCGAGTACATGAAGTGCCTCTCCCCGTGCGCGACTCCGGCCGACCCGTCAGCGGTCGTACGGAAGCGCCGTACGACCTGACGCGCTGGATCACTCTAGTCACTTTCTGTGACAGTCGTCCCGTGAACGAGACAACACAACTCACCCGCTTCCGCGAGGCGTTCTACCGCCGTGAGCGCAGGTCGATCCCCCTCGTACGGCAGTTCGTCCGGGCGGCGCTGCTCGACTGGGCGTGCGAGGTGCCCGTCGACGACGTACTGCTCTGCGTGACCGAGCTCGCCACCAACGCCCTGGTGCACGGAGTGCCGCCCGGCCGGGGCTTCAAGATCGAGCTCACCTGCGGGGAGCGCCTGCGCATCGAGGTCCACGACAGCGGGGGCGGCAGGATCCGTCCGGCCGCGGACCTCGCCCCCGACGCGGTGGGCGGGCGCGGACTCGTGCTGGTCGGGGCGCTCGCCGACGCGTGGGGCGTGGGGGAGCGGGACCCCGGGAAGATCGTGTGGTGCGAGTTTGCCACTTCGGCAAGCAAGTTTGTCGAATCGGGATCGCGGGCGCACTCTCTGCCGTAGACGGAGGTGTTTCGCATGAGCGAGTCGAGTGACAGAGAACAGCGGTACGACGTGGTGGTCGTCGGCGGCGGGGCGGCTGGGCTGAGCGGGGCGCTCGCGCTGTCCCGGGCCCGGCGTTCGGTGCTCGTGGTCGACGCGTGCGGCCCGCGCAACGCGCCCGCTTCCCACGCGCACAACTACCTGGGACGTGAGGGGGTTCCGCCCCTGGAGCTGCTGGCCACAGGCCGGGCCGAGGCGGCCGGCTACGGGGCGGAGATCGTCGAAGGCGAGGTGGTGGCGGCCGAGAGGCTGCCGGGAGGCGGCTTCCGGGTCGTACGGGAGGACGGGTCCGCAGTCGAGGCGCGCAGGCTGCTGGTCACCACGGGGCTCGTGGACGAGCTGCCGCCCGTGCCCGGCGTGGCCGAGCGCTGGGGCCGCGA from Streptomyces sp. NBC_01754 includes:
- a CDS encoding ATP-binding protein; amino-acid sequence: MNETTQLTRFREAFYRRERRSIPLVRQFVRAALLDWACEVPVDDVLLCVTELATNALVHGVPPGRGFKIELTCGERLRIEVHDSGGGRIRPAADLAPDAVGGRGLVLVGALADAWGVGERDPGKIVWCEFATSASKFVESGSRAHSLP